The region TCGGCCGCCGGTGCCCGCGTCATCCTGGCAGAGCAAGATTTCAGTCTGGGCGGTGCCCTGCTGTACGACGAAATCGTCATCGATGGCGAGAACGGGGACGCTTGGGCCACGCGGGTGGGTGAACACATTGCAGGGCGGCATGATGCCAAGCTGCTGTTGCGCACGACCGTACTGGGTTATCACGACCATAACAGCCTGACGATGGTGCAGCAGCTCGGTAACGAGATGGCATGCGCCGCCGACCCGACCCGGGCGCGTTACCGGACATGGCAGGTCCGCGCGGCGCGCGTCGTGCTCGCCACCGGAGCCATCGAGCGACCGCTGGTGTTTCCAGGCAACGACCGGCCCGGCATCATGCTCGCCTCGGCGGTACGCCATTACGCCCGCCGGTTCGCGGCGCTAGCGGGCCGCCGGGGACTCGTGTTCACGAACAACGACTCTGCCTATCGCACCGCATTCCCGCTGGCCGACAGCGGCGTTACGATCGCGGCGGTCGTCGATGTACGCGAAACCGTGGCTTCGGATCTGGCGAACGCGCTGAGCCAACGTGGCATTCGATCGATCGCTGGCGGCGCGGTGATCGACACGCGCGGCCGCAACCGCCTGTCCGGCGCGCAGGTCCGTACTAGCCACGGCCAGGAATGGATCGCCTGTGATCATCTCGCCATGTCGGGCGGCTTTAATCCGACGACGCATCTGTTCAGCCAGTCGGGCGGTACCACGCGATACGCCGAAGACATTGCAGCCTTCGTCCCTGACCACTCGGTCCAAAACGAATGCTCCGTCGGTGCCGCCGCGGGCGCGTTTTCTACGCACGCTGCCGTGCAATCGGGCACGACGGCAGGCGCGGCGGCGGCGATGGCCATTGGGTTTGCGCCCGCGTCTGATGCAAAGCCCGTGGTCGCCAACGAACGTGCCGAGGCATCGTTGATGCCGTGCTGGTCAATCGACGCCGGGCGGAGCAAGGCGTTCGTCGATTTCCAGAACGATGTCAGCGTCACCGACATCGCCTTGTCGGCGCGCGAATCCTTCCGGTCGGTCGAACATCTCAAGCGCTACACGACGCTCGGCATGGCGGTGGATCAGGGCAAGACCTCGAACGTGAATGCTCTCGCCATTCTCGGCGCGCTGACCGGTCGCAGCGTGCAAGAGACCGGCCATACCCGCTATCGCTATCCCTTCACGCCCGTGCCGCTCGGCGCGATGGCGGCGCGCAATCGCGGCGAGCTGTTTCGACCGCGCCGCCATATGCCGGCGCACGACGATCACGTCTCGGCCGGCGCGGTGTTCGAGGATTATGGCGGCTGGATGCGCCCGGCTTATTATCCGCGCAGTGGCGAGAGCCCGCACGATGCCGAACAGCGCGAGGCTCGAACAGTGCGCCGGACAGCCGGGCTTTTCGAGGGGTCGCCGCTGGGCAAGATCGAGGTGACAGGGCCTGACGCCGGCCGTTTCCTCGACCTCGTCTATGCCAACACCATGTCGACGCTGAAGCGGGGCAAAGTCCGTTACGGCCTGATGCTGAACGAACTGGGCGTCGTCATCGACGACGGCGTGACGACGCGGCTGGGCGACGACCATTTCCTTATCTGCACGTCGAGCGGCGGTGCCGAGAGGATCGCGGCGTGGATGGAGGAATGGCTCCAGTGCGAGTGGCTCGACTTGGACGTGCTGGTCGCGCCCGTAACGTCGGCCTGGGGCGTCCTGACGATCACCGGTCCCCAGGCACGCCATATCGTGCACGAGACCGGGACCACGGTTCCCCTGGACGACTTTCCGCACATGAGCTTCGCCGAAGGGACGATCGCGGGCCTGCCGACGCGGATGTTCCGCGTCAGCTATAGCGGCGAGACCTCCTACGAAATCAATGTACCCGCGACCAGCACGTCAGCTCTGTGGACGAAGCTGATGGAGGTCGGGGCGGGGCATGGGCTGACGCCGGTCGGCATCGACGCCTGGATGGTGCTGCGGACCGAAAAGGGATACCTGCACATCGGCGTCGACACAGACGGCACCACCAACGCGCTCGATGTCGGATGGTCGCATGTCCTGAAAAAGGGCAACGACTTCATCGGCAAGCGTTCGCTGATGCGCGCCGAGGACCAACGGGCCGATCGCTTGCAATTCGTCGGCTTCGCTTCGCCTGCCGGAGCACCGCCGCTACCGATCGGCGGTCATGCGACCGCGCCCGATACGACCGGCACGCGCCATAGCGAAGGCTATGTCACGTCGAGCGCCTTTAGCCCGACGCTGAAGCATCCGGTCGCGCTCGGCATGCTGCGCGGCGGGTTTGCTCGGATGGGCGAAACGGTGCGGATTGAGGGCGGTGGCACGACGCACACAGCCACGGTGGTCTCACCGACGTTCTACGATGCCGCCGGGGAGCGTCTGCGTGGCTGAGGATCATTTGAACGTTGTCGCCCATGGCGTCGGGGTTCGGCGGCTGGTCACACCGGCAATCCAGATCGTGCGCCTGCGCGGCCATGACGACGCGCTGCTCAGCGGGCTGTGCCAGGCTCTGGACATCGTGCTGCCCCGCACAACCAATCATGCCGCAGGCGAAGCGCCGCGGGCGCTCGTGCTCGCACCGGGCGAGTGGATGCTCGTCAGTCGCCCGCTCGACCGCGGCGCGTTCCACAATGCAGCGCGGGGGACTAGGGTCGCGCATCTCGCGGATGTCGGCGCAGGCCTTGTCGTCTATGCCGTCGAAGGGCGCCGCGCCCGCGACTTGATCGCGAAGGGCTGCCCGTTAGACCTTCATCCGCGCGTCTTCGGCGAGGGACGCTGCGCCCAGTCATCGCTCGCACAAATCTTCGTCATCATCGATCGCGTCCCCGGTCAAGACGTGTTCCACGTCTATGCCGACGCCAGCTACGCACGGCATCTCGATCTTTGGTTCGAGGATGCCGCGATCGAATTTCGCTCCCAGGACGTGGATTGATGTACCCCACCTATACCCTTACCATCCGATGCCCCGACCGGCGCGGTATCGTTGCCAGCGTGGCGACATGGCTGTCGGACGGGGAATGCTCGATCGTCGAGGCGCACCAGCACCAGGATTCAGGCACAGGGGCCTTCTTCATGCGCGTGACGTTCGCCGCGGAAGGCGCGGTGCCGCCGACGGTCGAAGATTTGCGCACGGGCATCGCGCCGATCGCGGCGCGGTTCGAGATGGAGGCTCGGGTGTTCGATTGCGCCGTCCGGCCGCGCGTGCTGATCCTGGTCTCGAAATTCGGCCACTGTCTTCACGACCTGCTGCACCGCTGGCGGAGCGGTCACTTGCCGATCGATATCGTGGGCGTCGTATCGAACCATGACGATATGCGGGGAATCACCGAGTGGCACGGCCTGCCCTATCACCATTTGCCGATCACGAAGGACACCAAGGCCGAGCAGGAGGCCCAGATCATTGCGATGTTCGACGGTCTGGCAGTCGATCTGGTGGTCCTCGCACGATACATGCAAATCCTCTCGCCCCGGCTCTGCGAAGTCGTGTCAGGTCGCTGCATCAACATCCATCACAGCTTCCTCCCCAGCTTCAAGGGCGCGAAGCCATATCATCAGGCCCATGCACGCGGCGTGAAGATCATCGGAGCGACCGCCCATTACGTGACCACCGATCTCGACGAAGGGCCGATCATCGAACAGGAAACACGACGCGTCAGCCATGCGCGCACCGCCGACGATCTGGTTGCGATCGGCGAGGAAGTCGAATGTTCTGTGCTGGCGCGGGCAGTACGCTGGCAGGTCGATCACCGGGTGATGTTGAACGGACGGCAGACAATAGTTTTCGATTAGACTTGCTCTCGACGGCCTTAGCCCCTCACCTCGATGCGTCAAACTTGTCCAAGAGCTCAACTGTTCATGCCGATCAGAGGCGTGGAAAAGCAGTGCTTCGGCAGGCTCTGCTCGAGCGCCGGTGAGCGAACCGATCTGATCAAGCCACGTCCAGCATCGGCCTATTAGCACAATTGACACTATAACCGTCCACACCATACAGTATTGTATGCTGCTCGACCAGTTGGCCGTCGCCAGATGTATCGCGTCAAGGGACCGCAGATGACAGACCTCGCCACGCTCACATCGTTGCTCGCCCGGCAGCGCCCGGACTGGTCGCTCGAACAGCCGTTCTACATCGATCCCGACATCTACGCTTTCGAGGAGAACGAGTGGATAGCTCGCCAGTGGACGGTAGTGGGGCACATCAGCGAAGTACCGGCCAAGGGCAGCTATATCGTCCGCGAGCTCTACGGCCAGTCGATCATCGTCGTGCGGGCGAGCGACACGGACGTCCATGCCTATTACAACGTATGTACGCATCGCGGATCTCGGCTATGCAAGACCGATGGCCGTGCGCCCTTCCTGGTATGTCCGTATCACGCCTGGTCCTTCCGCCTGACGGGAGAATTGCAGAGCCGCCAAGACGTGCCTGAGGGGGTGGATCCGGCCAAACTCGGCCTTCATGCCGTTCCGGTACGCGTCGTCGAGGGGCTGATCTTCTGCGTGCCCGCTGGAAAGGATCTGCCGGACATCGAGCCCGCGATCGCCGGACTGACACCGATGCTCCGGCGGCACGGACTGGCCCGGGCGCGCATCGTCGCGCGCAAATCGTACCCGACCAACGCCAATTGGAAGCTCGTCGTCGAGAACGCTTATGAATGCTACCATTGCCGTCCCGCTCATCCGGAATATTTCAGCGCGAACGGCCACGTCAGCGTCAGTGCCGTTCGCGACGACCGAAAGGCGGCGGCCTGGCACGAGAATGTTGCGCTCTGGCGCGAGGAGGTCAGCGCGGACGGATCGTTCAACGCGCGGGTCGATGCCGATGGCGGCCTCGCGCGCGTGCCGTATCGGATCAATAGGTGGCCGATCGGATCTGGCCGCCTCAGCCTATCGCGCGACGGAAAGCCGGTGGCCGCGCTGATGGGTGACTATGCCGTCTTCGACGGTGGCGAGACCCAGGTCCGACTCGGCCGGTTGGCGTTCGTGAGCGCGGCCAACGACTATGCGACCCTCGTCCAAATCGTACCACTCGGACCCGAGCAGACGAATATGATCCTGACTTGGCTGGTCGATGAAGAAGCCGATCCGGAGACGATCGACGTCGATGCCGTAAGCTGGATGTGGGACGTGACGACTGTGCAGGACAAGCGCATTGTCGAGGATAATGCGGCGGGCGTGCGATCGGTCGCTTACCGGCCTGGACCCTATACTCTGCTCGAGAGCGAAACGGCGCTGTTCGTGAAGACCTATCTAGCCGAAATGGCGCAATTGGTCGCGGGGGCGAGCGATCGCAGCCGCCCCACTCGTCCTCCACGCGACGAGCAGGGGATGCCTGAAACGATTGTGACCGCCCCGCTATCGACCTAATAGTCGAACGACGCTTACCAGAAGATCATCGGTGTCTTCGTCAGCAACTCGGTCCCGGTGTCCGTGATGATGAAGTTCTGTTCGAACGTTGCCGCCCCCACACGGGTGTGTGTCAGGAACGCTTCCGAACTGAACACCATGCCGGATCGGAGTGGTACGTCGAACAGCAGGGATCCGGTGCCATCCATCACAGCCCTGCCCCCCCCTCCCGGACCCGGCGCGACTTCACCATTTGCGCCGTCGCGATCCTTGTGGTGCTTCCGCTTAGCCGCGGCTCCCTGTATCCGCTCGAGTATTCGTCTGATTATCGGGACTGGAGCAAAGATATGGCGTTTGGCCGAAGATTGACCCGCGACGATTGGGTGGCGGTGGCGCAGAAAGTGCTGGTCAAATCCGGCATCGACGACGTCAAGGTCGATCGGCTCGCCAAACTGATGCACGTCACACGCGGCAGCTTCTACTGGCATTTCGAAGACCGCGAGGCCTTGCTCGATGCGCTGCTTGATGATTGGCGCGGGCACAACCTGCGCGAGATCGAGGAGATTTCCGCGCGGTGGGCAACCAATCCACCTGACTTCGTAGAGGTCATGCACATTTGGCTGGGCGAAGATCCGATCGTGCCGCAAGTCGATACCGCCATCCGCGCCTGGGCGCGCAAAAGCCCCGATGTGGCGCGGCTGGTCCACGAAACCGACGATGCTTGGGTCGCCTTGTTGCAGAACCACTTTCGCAAAATGGGGATGGGTCCAGACGAGTCGCTGGTCCGTGCGCGTGTGGTATATTTCCACCAGATCGGCTATTACGCGCTGGCGATCCAGGAGGATCTGGAAGAACGTATTCGACTGGCACCGTTCTACAACGAGGTGCTGACCGGGCAGCGGTCCACGCCCGAGCAGGAAACCGTCCTGCGATCGCTGCTGGAAACTAAGCGGCTGCAGCTGCGGCGGGAGGCGGGCGCGACACCGGCCTGATCGTTTGCGACGCAGGGGCACTGTGTTCACGCCTACGCCGTTACGCTGTCGCTTCTTCGACCGCCGCGGAACGCCTCTTGCCGCCGATGCGCCACGCCAAGACCGTTCCCGCCAGCGTCAGCGCCAGACACGTCAAGCACAGCAACGACAAACTGCCGTTCTGCAAGACGAAGCCACCGATGGCGGGGCCGATTGTCAAGCCGCCACCCGTGGCAACCGGCGTCAGGACGGTGGCGCGGCCGTCGCGATCAACAGCGACAAGGCATTCGAACAAGAATGGAAACTGGAACGTCCAGGCAAAATAGAGGCCGCAGACCCCAACCGTGAACGGAGCGAATCCACCGACGAACATCATCACCAGACTAGCGACGATCAATGCGATACCGAAGCCCAGCCCGATGCCGAGGCGCAGGCGGTCGGTCACGGCACCGGACGCCAGCGACCCGGCCAGGCCCGCCAGGGACGATGCCGACATCGCGGCCGACAGCTGCAACAAACTCAAGTGCCGGGCGCTGCCCAGCCGCTCCATGAACGCCCAGACCATCGCCAGACCGACGAAGAAAACGAAGATCGCCAGCAGCCCGCCAAATGCCGAGATATTCAACGCCGGTCGTCCCGCACCGGCAGCGCGCTGGACCTGCTCGCGGCCGCGCACTGCGAGTGGCACGAGCGCGAACGCCGGGAGCGCCGCGAACACCACCAACAGGTAGAACACATGCCAGCCATGATGCGCGATCAGCGTCGGCAGTACCGCCATCGCTGCCGCGCCAACGATCGATTGGCCGCCGGCATAGATCGCGATCGACCGGCCGGGCAGTCGGGCCTGTCCCATCAGCGCATAGCAGCATGCGGCGACGACGCCTTCGCCAAGCCCCGAGATCAGCCGCGTCGCCACCAGCGCGGTCAGCCCGCTGGTGCTCAACGTCAGCACGTTGCCCGCGGTCATGACCAGCAATCCGCCCACGATCAGCGCGAACCAGGAAAATCGTCGGCCCAGCACGGCGCAGGCCAGCGAGCCGAGCAGGATACTGCCCATGTTGATGGCGATGACATACCCGGCCTGATCCAACCCCATACCGAACTGTCGGGCTAGGACGCCGACCATCAGCGGCAACACCGCCGGCAGTGTCGCTGCGGCTAGAGCGATCGCGATCGTTGCCCATTCGCAGGCATCGAGGCCCAGGAAACCGGCCGGGCGCAGGATGCTCCTCATGCCGACATGTGCCGCGTGAACCAGTCGAGAACGCGCGCGGCGCTGTCGATGTAGCTGCGAGGGCCGCGCAGGCTATGTCCGTCCATTGGATAGGTCATCAGCATGCTCGACGATCCCTGCTCGAGCAACGATCGATGCAGTTCGATCGACTGGCCGATCGGTGTGCAGCGGTCGAGCGCGCCGGCGAGGATCAACGTAGCCGCCTGGGTCTTTGCCGCAGACAGGGCAGGACTGCGCCCGACGTAGGTGTTGCTGAGCGTGGCGGGCCTGCCGCCGAGGAAGAGGTCTTCCAGGATCGGCATGTTGGACGTGAAATGCTGGCTGAACCAGTTGCTGACTGGCGAGATGCAGACCGCTGCCGCAATCTGCGGCATCAGCTTGGGCAGCAGGGCCGACATATAGCCGCCATAGCTTGATCCGGTCAGGCCGATCCTCTCTGGGTCCGCCAGTCGCTGGGCAATCAGATATTCGATCCCCGCGATGATGTCTCCGGCATCGGCCCCGCCCATGTCGCCAAGCACTGCGCGCGCAAAATCCTGCCCGCGACCGCTGCTGCCCCGGGGGTTGGGGTAAAACATCGCGACGCCGTTCGCGATCAGCGCCGGCGCGGCGCGCTGCCGCCCTTCCCAACGCGCGCGAAACGCCCAGACCGGGCCGCCATGGATTTCGACGACCGTCGGCAACGGGCCGGCCGCGCCTACCGGCCGCACCAGCAATCCCTCGATTTCGCTGCCGTCCGGTGCGGGCCAGCGGACCGTCGTCATGACGCCATCACCGCGATCATTGCCGTCGGCCAGGACGCGGATGACCTCGATCCCGTCGACGCCGATTGCCGCCAAGCGCGGTGCGCTGGTCTGGCTTTCCAGCACGGCGACCGCGCCCGCCGCCCCGCTCGGCCGCGATGTCGGGAACTGCGCGCCGCAAGACCAATCGTCGGCCGACCAGAGTTCGGCGTATCCCGCCGGCGTCAGGTCATGATCCGCGATCACCGTGGTCAGGCCGCGCTGTCCGGCCAGATGCAGGCTATGGCCTCGCCACGCAACCGATGTGATTTCGGCCCTGCCCGTATCGAGCCAGTCGACTGCCCCGCCGCATGCGTCGATGCGCTTCAGGCTGCCGCAGACGATGCCGCGATCGCTTGCCACGCCCTCGACGAAGACGACGCTTCGGCCATCGGGTGCACCCCGGACATGGCCGATCTGATCGGCGGGTTCCAATAGCGGACGCAGCTTGAGGGAGGTGAGGTCCAGCATCGCAAGGGAGGCGCGATACCAAGCGGCCTCGCCGCTGCGATCGCTGCGCAGCACAACGATGGCCGTATCGCCGCACCACGATGCCTCCCACACCATGCCGGGAACTGGCAACGAAGTCGCCGGCGCCCCCTTGCTTGGACGGTAAATCGATAGGTGACGCCAATCGTCTGGGTCCGGTGCCCCATCATCGATCACGGGATCCCAGGATGATGCCGTATCGTGCCGTCCGACGCTGACCGATCCGGCAAGCGTGGTGGTATCTGTACCGGGACCGGCCACCAGCAGCAGGAGCGCGGTATCGTCCGGCGACCAATCGATCTGTTCGAGTCTTCCGAGCGTGCAAAACTCGTCCTCGACCGATCCGTCGGACGCCATCACGACCAGCCGGTCCGCCCCATCGGCGTTGCTCACCGCAAAAGCGAGACGGCCCGATATGGCGGACAGTGTAAGCAGCTTGGCGGGCCCATCGTGCAGGGAGACAAGATCGCCGGACCGGTCGTCGCGATACACCACCGATCGCGGGGTTTCGGTGACGTCGGCGCCGCAGACCTTGCCGATGAAAAACATGGTTCGTCCGCCGTCGGGCGTGCAGAGATCGGTGGCGTCGTACGGCTTGCCACTGCCGGCGCGCATCAGCCGCGCGTAGATTCGGGTGACGGTATCGTGTGCGGACATGGCCATGCGAATGCACTCTCCTGTGACGGCGCATCCGCCTTGATCCTCATGCACCAACCCATTTTACGTGACGTTGCGAAGTGGGGTAACGCTTAAACCCAGATTCTTCAGGCCGACTGTTGCGAAGGCGCCGCCTGTCAATGCCTCGGTCTCGATCGTCGGATCGGGCTTCATATCCGACACTGTCGCACCGATCCGCTCGAGAATCAGACGAACCTCCAGCCGCGCCAGCCACGAGCCCATGCACATATGTGGCCCATACCCGAATGCCGCATGCGCCGCATTGGAGCGTGCCGGGTCGAAGGTGTCGCCATCCGGAAATGCCGTATCGTCGCGATTGGCCGATGCGACGAGGAGGCGCACGCTCGCACCTGCCGGCAAGCGATATCCGCCGAGGACCGTATCCTCGCCCACAAACCGGGAGAGCCGATGCACCGGCGGGCGATATCGTAGCATCTCGTTCAGGAAGGCTGCGGCCCCTTTTTCGGTCCGCAGAAACGGCAACCACACGGGATTGTGGCTGAGGAAGTCGAGGCAGTTTCCCGTCAGCAACGTCGTCGTCTCGTGCCCGGCCATGAAGATCAGTGCGGCGAAGCCGGACGCTTCCTCGGCTGTCAGTTCGCCGCTCGCCCGAAGCCTTGCGAGGTTACTCACAACATTGTCGGCCTGGCTGTCGCTGGCTGCGTCGAGCACGTTGCCAATGTAAGATGTCAACGCCACATAGGCGGCATCGTCCGCACCGCCGGGCACGCCGCGCAGCAGGATCGCCACATAGTCCAGGATTTTCGTAGTCCAATCGCGCATCTGCGCCGAATGTTCTACGGGTACTCCAAGCAGGGTGGAAATGACGCTGATGGTCAGCGGACTGGCAAACAGCCCCATGACTTCACCGCCGCCATTTTGGAGAACGACATTCCAACGTTTCGCGATCAGCTCGGCGATCCGCGGCGTGAACTCCTGAACCGCGCGGGGCGTAAACGCCTTGCTCGCCATCTGCCGCAGGCGCGGATGGTCGGGCGCATCAAGGCTCAGCAGAAATCCCGGCGGCACTACCGCGCCGGGCGGTTGCGACAGAAAGACCGCCGCGTTGCGCAAGGCCGCGGTCACGTCAGCGAAACGGCTGACGATATACAGCGGCGCATCGGAGTTGCCGGCACGAATGACGGGCGCGTTGGCCCGCATCCATCGGTAATGCGCATAAGGCGACGTTTGGATGCCCACGTCGAACGGGTCGAACGGCGTCAGGTCATCAGGCCAGTCTAAATCCGTCGACAACGGAGGCAATGCAGCCACGACGTCCGTCTTCTGATTCTCCTCGCTCACCGATCAGAACGTTTTGGCGATGGACAATCCGACCGTGCGAGGCCGGATGTAGTTCACGCCAAAGGAGGTGGTGACAGTGACGCGGCGCGCATTAGCGGTCGCGCCGACGACACCGCGCTGATCGGTCAGGTTGGTGGCGAACGCAGTCAGCGACCAGCCCTCATATTTCACCCCGGTGCGCAGATCGAGCGTGGCATAGCCGGGATATTCCACACGCGGAGCGGCGGCGTTGGCGCCGAATTCGCCTTTGCGATCGTCGACCAGCGTCACCGTGCCGCCGAGGAACGCCGTGGTATCGGCACCCAGCGTGAAATCCTGATCGAACGCCGCACTGGCGGAAAGGTCTCCGCTGAATGGCAGGCGGTCTCCCGCGAAACCATAGCCGCTGCCGGTCGGCAAATCCCTGGTCAGCCGCGCGTCGTTATAGGCCGCGTTCAGAACGAAGCTCGTGCCCTTGGCCGGCGCCAGCGTTACACTGGCCTCGACGCCCTGGCTCTTCGCCTGCGGACCGTTGATGAAATAGAAGAAGCCGTTGGTCGGGTTGGTCAGCGCCAACTGGATGTTTTTCCAATCGATCCGATAGACCGAGACATCGAACGAGACGCTGCGATCGGGCAGACTGCCTTTCACGCCCAATTCGTAATTGGTCGTCGTGTCGGGGCCGAATTCCTTGGGCACGCCTGCCGAGGTCGCGTCCGCCGTCGACAGCGGGTTGGGGCCGCCGACCCGATAGCCGGTCGCGAGACGCCCGTAGATCATGAGATTGGGGTTGAGCCGCAACCTCGGGGTGACCTGATAAGTGAACTTGCTGTCCTTTGACGTCTGGTCGAGGCGATAATCGCCGGCCAGCGGCCCGCTGCCGATTTCTGTGTAGACCTGCCTGTTGCTGCCGTAACGGCCGCCGAACTGGATATCAAACCGCTCGCCGAGCTTCACGGTCAGTGCGGCAAAACCGGCATATTCGCGGAACGTGCTCGGAAAGAGGGCTTCGAGCAACAACCCGCGATTGGCACCGGTCGCGGCCAGCGCGAAGATTTTCTGATCGGCGTCGGTCTTCTCGTCGGTGTAGAATCCGCCAACCAGCCAGTCCAGGACCGCGCCCTCCCCTGCCAGGCGCACTTCTTGGCTGAACT is a window of Sphingomonas sp. Leaf357 DNA encoding:
- a CDS encoding TetR/AcrR family transcriptional regulator encodes the protein MTRDDWVAVAQKVLVKSGIDDVKVDRLAKLMHVTRGSFYWHFEDREALLDALLDDWRGHNLREIEEISARWATNPPDFVEVMHIWLGEDPIVPQVDTAIRAWARKSPDVARLVHETDDAWVALLQNHFRKMGMGPDESLVRARVVYFHQIGYYALAIQEDLEERIRLAPFYNEVLTGQRSTPEQETVLRSLLETKRLQLRREAGATPA
- a CDS encoding M24 family metallopeptidase; translated protein: MMDGTGSLLFDVPLRSGMVFSSEAFLTHTRVGAATFEQNFIITDTGTELLTKTPMIFW
- a CDS encoding S9 family peptidase: MAMSAHDTVTRIYARLMRAGSGKPYDATDLCTPDGGRTMFFIGKVCGADVTETPRSVVYRDDRSGDLVSLHDGPAKLLTLSAISGRLAFAVSNADGADRLVVMASDGSVEDEFCTLGRLEQIDWSPDDTALLLLVAGPGTDTTTLAGSVSVGRHDTASSWDPVIDDGAPDPDDWRHLSIYRPSKGAPATSLPVPGMVWEASWCGDTAIVVLRSDRSGEAAWYRASLAMLDLTSLKLRPLLEPADQIGHVRGAPDGRSVVFVEGVASDRGIVCGSLKRIDACGGAVDWLDTGRAEITSVAWRGHSLHLAGQRGLTTVIADHDLTPAGYAELWSADDWSCGAQFPTSRPSGAAGAVAVLESQTSAPRLAAIGVDGIEVIRVLADGNDRGDGVMTTVRWPAPDGSEIEGLLVRPVGAAGPLPTVVEIHGGPVWAFRARWEGRQRAAPALIANGVAMFYPNPRGSSGRGQDFARAVLGDMGGADAGDIIAGIEYLIAQRLADPERIGLTGSSYGGYMSALLPKLMPQIAAAVCISPVSNWFSQHFTSNMPILEDLFLGGRPATLSNTYVGRSPALSAAKTQAATLILAGALDRCTPIGQSIELHRSLLEQGSSSMLMTYPMDGHSLRGPRSYIDSAARVLDWFTRHMSA
- a CDS encoding sarcosine oxidase subunit alpha family protein; this translates as MTGGQTARVAAGGRVDRSRPLSFTWEKRSYTGYAGDTLASALMANGITLVGRSFKYHRPRGIIAAGVEESNALVQLGQGARSTPSMRATEVLLYDGLVAKPVNCFPNSRFDVGGINNLVARFLPAGFYYKTFMWPDWHLYEGIIRRAAGLGKVATDVDPDRYESRYAHCDVLVVGGGPAGLAAADAASAAGARVILAEQDFSLGGALLYDEIVIDGENGDAWATRVGEHIAGRHDAKLLLRTTVLGYHDHNSLTMVQQLGNEMACAADPTRARYRTWQVRAARVVLATGAIERPLVFPGNDRPGIMLASAVRHYARRFAALAGRRGLVFTNNDSAYRTAFPLADSGVTIAAVVDVRETVASDLANALSQRGIRSIAGGAVIDTRGRNRLSGAQVRTSHGQEWIACDHLAMSGGFNPTTHLFSQSGGTTRYAEDIAAFVPDHSVQNECSVGAAAGAFSTHAAVQSGTTAGAAAAMAIGFAPASDAKPVVANERAEASLMPCWSIDAGRSKAFVDFQNDVSVTDIALSARESFRSVEHLKRYTTLGMAVDQGKTSNVNALAILGALTGRSVQETGHTRYRYPFTPVPLGAMAARNRGELFRPRRHMPAHDDHVSAGAVFEDYGGWMRPAYYPRSGESPHDAEQREARTVRRTAGLFEGSPLGKIEVTGPDAGRFLDLVYANTMSTLKRGKVRYGLMLNELGVVIDDGVTTRLGDDHFLICTSSGGAERIAAWMEEWLQCEWLDLDVLVAPVTSAWGVLTITGPQARHIVHETGTTVPLDDFPHMSFAEGTIAGLPTRMFRVSYSGETSYEINVPATSTSALWTKLMEVGAGHGLTPVGIDAWMVLRTEKGYLHIGVDTDGTTNALDVGWSHVLKKGNDFIGKRSLMRAEDQRADRLQFVGFASPAGAPPLPIGGHATAPDTTGTRHSEGYVTSSAFSPTLKHPVALGMLRGGFARMGETVRIEGGGTTHTATVVSPTFYDAAGERLRG
- a CDS encoding cytochrome P450 → MSEENQKTDVVAALPPLSTDLDWPDDLTPFDPFDVGIQTSPYAHYRWMRANAPVIRAGNSDAPLYIVSRFADVTAALRNAAVFLSQPPGAVVPPGFLLSLDAPDHPRLRQMASKAFTPRAVQEFTPRIAELIAKRWNVVLQNGGGEVMGLFASPLTISVISTLLGVPVEHSAQMRDWTTKILDYVAILLRGVPGGADDAAYVALTSYIGNVLDAASDSQADNVVSNLARLRASGELTAEEASGFAALIFMAGHETTTLLTGNCLDFLSHNPVWLPFLRTEKGAAAFLNEMLRYRPPVHRLSRFVGEDTVLGGYRLPAGASVRLLVASANRDDTAFPDGDTFDPARSNAAHAAFGYGPHMCMGSWLARLEVRLILERIGATVSDMKPDPTIETEALTGGAFATVGLKNLGLSVTPLRNVT
- a CDS encoding MFS transporter: MRSILRPAGFLGLDACEWATIAIALAAATLPAVLPLMVGVLARQFGMGLDQAGYVIAINMGSILLGSLACAVLGRRFSWFALIVGGLLVMTAGNVLTLSTSGLTALVATRLISGLGEGVVAACCYALMGQARLPGRSIAIYAGGQSIVGAAAMAVLPTLIAHHGWHVFYLLVVFAALPAFALVPLAVRGREQVQRAAGAGRPALNISAFGGLLAIFVFFVGLAMVWAFMERLGSARHLSLLQLSAAMSASSLAGLAGSLASGAVTDRLRLGIGLGFGIALIVASLVMMFVGGFAPFTVGVCGLYFAWTFQFPFLFECLVAVDRDGRATVLTPVATGGGLTIGPAIGGFVLQNGSLSLLCLTCLALTLAGTVLAWRIGGKRRSAAVEEATA
- the purU gene encoding formyltetrahydrofolate deformylase, whose translation is MYPTYTLTIRCPDRRGIVASVATWLSDGECSIVEAHQHQDSGTGAFFMRVTFAAEGAVPPTVEDLRTGIAPIAARFEMEARVFDCAVRPRVLILVSKFGHCLHDLLHRWRSGHLPIDIVGVVSNHDDMRGITEWHGLPYHHLPITKDTKAEQEAQIIAMFDGLAVDLVVLARYMQILSPRLCEVVSGRCINIHHSFLPSFKGAKPYHQAHARGVKIIGATAHYVTTDLDEGPIIEQETRRVSHARTADDLVAIGEEVECSVLARAVRWQVDHRVMLNGRQTIVFD
- a CDS encoding sarcosine oxidase subunit gamma, whose product is MAEDHLNVVAHGVGVRRLVTPAIQIVRLRGHDDALLSGLCQALDIVLPRTTNHAAGEAPRALVLAPGEWMLVSRPLDRGAFHNAARGTRVAHLADVGAGLVVYAVEGRRARDLIAKGCPLDLHPRVFGEGRCAQSSLAQIFVIIDRVPGQDVFHVYADASYARHLDLWFEDAAIEFRSQDVD
- a CDS encoding aromatic ring-hydroxylating oxygenase subunit alpha — translated: MTDLATLTSLLARQRPDWSLEQPFYIDPDIYAFEENEWIARQWTVVGHISEVPAKGSYIVRELYGQSIIVVRASDTDVHAYYNVCTHRGSRLCKTDGRAPFLVCPYHAWSFRLTGELQSRQDVPEGVDPAKLGLHAVPVRVVEGLIFCVPAGKDLPDIEPAIAGLTPMLRRHGLARARIVARKSYPTNANWKLVVENAYECYHCRPAHPEYFSANGHVSVSAVRDDRKAAAWHENVALWREEVSADGSFNARVDADGGLARVPYRINRWPIGSGRLSLSRDGKPVAALMGDYAVFDGGETQVRLGRLAFVSAANDYATLVQIVPLGPEQTNMILTWLVDEEADPETIDVDAVSWMWDVTTVQDKRIVEDNAAGVRSVAYRPGPYTLLESETALFVKTYLAEMAQLVAGASDRSRPTRPPRDEQGMPETIVTAPLST